A window of Streptomyces sp. SAI-127 contains these coding sequences:
- a CDS encoding UPF0182 family protein, producing MRVGRPSRRARTLLMTLGVLAVLGMAFTMFAGFWTDWLWYRSVNYSSVFTTTLWTKIGLFFVFGLLMALAVGFNIWLAHRLRPPLSAMSMEQQNLDRYRMGIAPYKRWLLLGIVSLVGLIAGASASSQWRTWLMWVNGVSFGQKDPQFHLDISFYTFDLPWYRFLLGFGFAAAILSVIAAALTHYLYGGLRITSPGARATAAATGHLSVLLGLFVALKAVAYWLDRYGLAVKSSDFKATDSWTGLRYVDANAYLPAKTILFCIAVICALLFFATLWRRTWQLPVIGFGLMVLSAILIGGLYPAIVQKFQVQPNEQAKEAPYVEKNLKATREAYGIDDASVKEYDGKPTTTDKTKLRDDVDATASIRVVDPNVVSPTFQQLQQMRNYYAFPTNLDVDRYSKDGKDQDTVIGLRELNLAGIPKNNWINDHFRYTHGYGVVAAKGTEADAEGRPVFTESNLPSQGDLGTYQQRVYYGEKTTEYSIVGGPQKEIDYSDDNGEKTYSYKDKSGVNLSNPVNRAAYAVAFSEPQILYSGAIGEGSRILYNRTPKQRVEAVAPWLTIDGDAYPAVVNGKIQWIVDAYTTTNGYPYASRTTLGDTTADSLTATNNSRAVVAQQNQVNYIRNSVKATVDAYTGEVKLYQWDTKDPVLKTWMKAFPGTVEPKKDISTDLMAHLRYPQDLFKVQRELLARYHVEDADTFLSGSEVWQVPDDPTNKSGDAVPPYYLSMKMPDQSAQAFSLTTTFTPNGRDNLSAFMSVDAEAGTSDYGKIRILKLPTNTTVNGPKQVQSQFNSEQDIAETISLLNRGDSNVEYGNLLTVPLDGGLLYVEPVYVRGGGLKYPLLRKVLVTYGGNTAFEDTLDEALNKVFGADASTTPPPDDDGGTTKPPPTSSNPTVQQALDDAQKAFDAGQEALKKGDWEAYGRAQEDLEDALKRAEDAQAAADKSGGSSAKPSSSPSPRSSPSSSPRSSPSSSPSG from the coding sequence ATGAGAGTGGGCCGCCCGTCCCGGCGCGCCCGGACCCTGCTCATGACGCTGGGCGTCCTTGCCGTTCTCGGCATGGCGTTCACCATGTTCGCGGGCTTCTGGACGGACTGGCTCTGGTACCGCTCGGTGAACTACTCGTCCGTGTTCACCACCACGCTGTGGACCAAGATCGGGCTGTTCTTCGTCTTCGGTCTGCTGATGGCCCTCGCGGTCGGCTTCAACATCTGGCTGGCCCACCGGCTGCGCCCGCCGCTGAGCGCCATGTCCATGGAGCAGCAGAACCTCGATCGCTACCGGATGGGCATCGCGCCCTACAAGAGGTGGCTGCTGCTGGGGATCGTCTCCCTGGTCGGCCTGATCGCCGGCGCCTCCGCCTCCAGTCAGTGGCGGACCTGGCTGATGTGGGTCAACGGCGTCTCCTTCGGCCAGAAGGACCCGCAGTTCCACCTCGACATCTCCTTCTACACCTTCGACCTGCCCTGGTACCGGTTCCTGCTCGGCTTCGGCTTCGCCGCAGCGATCCTCTCGGTGATCGCCGCCGCGCTCACTCACTACCTGTACGGCGGTCTCAGGATCACCTCCCCGGGCGCGCGGGCCACGGCCGCCGCGACCGGGCACCTGTCGGTGCTGCTCGGCCTCTTCGTCGCCCTGAAGGCGGTCGCGTACTGGCTGGACCGGTACGGCCTCGCGGTCAAGTCCAGCGACTTCAAGGCGACCGACAGCTGGACGGGCCTCAGGTACGTCGACGCGAACGCCTATCTGCCGGCCAAGACGATCCTGTTCTGCATCGCCGTGATCTGCGCCCTGCTGTTCTTCGCCACCCTGTGGCGGCGCACCTGGCAGCTGCCCGTGATCGGCTTCGGTCTGATGGTGCTCTCGGCGATCCTGATCGGCGGGCTCTACCCCGCGATCGTCCAGAAGTTCCAGGTCCAGCCGAACGAGCAGGCCAAGGAAGCGCCGTACGTCGAGAAGAACCTCAAGGCGACGCGTGAGGCGTACGGCATCGACGACGCCTCCGTGAAGGAGTACGACGGCAAGCCCACCACCACGGACAAGACCAAGCTGCGCGACGACGTCGACGCCACGGCGAGCATCCGGGTCGTGGACCCCAACGTGGTCTCGCCGACGTTCCAGCAGCTCCAGCAGATGCGGAACTACTACGCGTTCCCGACCAACCTGGACGTCGACCGGTACAGCAAGGACGGCAAGGACCAGGACACGGTCATCGGTCTGCGCGAGCTGAACCTCGCCGGTATCCCGAAGAACAACTGGATCAACGACCACTTCCGCTACACCCACGGTTACGGCGTGGTCGCCGCGAAGGGCACCGAGGCCGACGCCGAGGGCCGCCCGGTCTTCACCGAGTCCAACCTGCCGTCCCAGGGCGACCTCGGGACGTACCAGCAGCGCGTCTACTACGGCGAGAAGACCACCGAGTACTCGATCGTCGGCGGTCCCCAGAAGGAGATCGACTACTCCGACGACAACGGCGAGAAGACCTACAGCTACAAGGACAAGAGCGGGGTCAACCTCTCCAACCCGGTCAACCGGGCCGCGTACGCGGTGGCGTTCAGCGAGCCGCAGATCCTCTACTCCGGAGCGATCGGCGAGGGCTCGAGGATCCTGTACAACCGCACGCCCAAGCAGCGCGTCGAGGCGGTCGCCCCCTGGCTGACCATCGACGGCGACGCCTATCCGGCGGTGGTGAACGGCAAGATCCAGTGGATCGTCGACGCGTACACGACGACGAACGGCTACCCGTACGCCTCCCGTACGACCCTGGGCGACACGACGGCCGACTCGCTGACCGCGACCAACAACTCCCGCGCGGTGGTGGCCCAGCAGAACCAGGTCAACTACATCCGCAACTCGGTGAAGGCGACCGTCGACGCGTACACCGGCGAGGTCAAGCTCTACCAGTGGGACACCAAGGACCCGGTCCTCAAGACCTGGATGAAGGCGTTCCCGGGCACGGTGGAGCCGAAGAAGGACATCTCCACCGACCTGATGGCTCATCTGCGGTATCCGCAGGACCTGTTCAAGGTCCAGCGTGAGCTGCTGGCCCGCTACCACGTCGAGGACGCGGACACCTTCCTCAGCGGCAGCGAGGTGTGGCAGGTGCCGGACGACCCGACCAACAAGTCGGGCGACGCGGTGCCGCCGTACTACCTGAGCATGAAGATGCCCGACCAGTCGGCACAGGCGTTCTCGCTCACGACGACGTTCACACCCAACGGCCGGGACAACCTCAGTGCGTTCATGTCGGTCGACGCCGAGGCGGGCACCAGCGACTACGGCAAGATCAGAATCCTGAAACTGCCGACCAACACCACGGTCAACGGGCCCAAACAGGTGCAGAGCCAGTTCAACTCCGAACAGGACATCGCCGAGACCATCAGCCTCCTCAACAGAGGCGACTCCAATGTGGAGTACGGCAATCTCCTGACGGTGCCGCTCGACGGAGGACTGCTCTATGTGGAGCCGGTCTACGTACGCGGTGGTGGACTCAAGTACCCACTGCTGCGGAAGGTGCTGGTGACCTACGGCGGCAACACCGCCTTCGAGGACACCCTCGACGAAGCCCTGAACAAGGTCTTCGGAGCGGACGCTTCGACGACTCCGCCACCGGACGACGACGGCGGGACCACCAAGCCGCCGCCGACCTCCAGCAACCCGACGGTCCAACAGGCGCTGGACGACGCCCAGAAGGCCTTCGACGCCGGCCAGGAAGCCCTGAAGAAGGGCGACTGGGAGGCGTACGGCCGGGCCCAGGAGGATCTGGAGGACGCGCTCAAGCGGGCCGAGGACGCGCAGGCCGCGGCGGACAAGAGCGGCGGCAGCAGCGCGAAGCCCAGTAGCAGCCCGAGTCCCAGGAGCAGTCCCAGCAGCAGTCCCCGAAGTAGTCCGAGCAGCAGTCCCAGCGGCTGA
- a CDS encoding ABC transporter substrate-binding protein: MKTRFYGALLTAAVLLTSPACTASHDSTSSESKPGGGGTRTVRPVTGCGANSWTDPADLAPTRTPARCEPGTPAPAPLPEPHRLTIATGTLSAEYVAPLQVALDKGEFKKEGLDVTLKVLPTPDSLPLLAKGDIDALWAAPEAAVMNGVRGGFDIRWVAANFSPDPKSKSGLWVRLKDGETGDQVKMAGRRMGTMIGKGSVIAYPMEKALEKHGGGLDEIQYQQLGSADVLTALQNGGVDSAWLLDPVWRRVDGEPGYAFLGGQPLGEPLGGMLYGPGLLNDDVDAGVALLRAYIRTVNTYFAADYKSDATFVTYLAKLLKTDEAILRSTPSLRMDWEIRSGTTDRLQAAYTSQGVAEGEPLPESKTVNRTLYEEAVGHRP; this comes from the coding sequence GTGAAAACACGGTTCTACGGCGCACTACTGACCGCAGCCGTCCTGCTGACGTCCCCGGCCTGCACGGCGTCACATGATTCGACGAGCTCGGAGTCGAAGCCGGGCGGGGGTGGGACACGGACCGTCCGCCCGGTGACGGGCTGCGGCGCGAACTCCTGGACGGACCCCGCCGACCTCGCCCCGACCCGTACCCCGGCCCGCTGCGAGCCCGGCACCCCCGCCCCCGCACCTCTCCCCGAGCCCCACAGGCTCACGATCGCGACGGGCACACTGAGCGCGGAGTACGTGGCCCCGCTCCAAGTGGCGCTGGACAAGGGTGAGTTCAAGAAGGAGGGCCTGGACGTCACCCTGAAGGTGCTGCCGACCCCCGACTCGCTCCCTCTCCTCGCCAAGGGCGACATCGACGCGCTGTGGGCGGCCCCCGAGGCGGCGGTCATGAACGGCGTCCGGGGCGGTTTCGACATCCGCTGGGTCGCCGCGAACTTCTCGCCCGACCCGAAGTCGAAGAGCGGCCTGTGGGTACGGCTGAAGGACGGCGAGACCGGCGACCAGGTGAAGATGGCCGGCCGCAGGATGGGCACGATGATCGGCAAGGGCTCGGTGATCGCGTACCCGATGGAGAAGGCCCTCGAGAAGCACGGCGGCGGCCTCGACGAGATCCAGTACCAGCAACTCGGTTCGGCCGACGTCCTCACGGCCCTGCAGAACGGCGGCGTCGACTCGGCCTGGCTCCTGGACCCGGTCTGGCGCAGGGTCGACGGGGAGCCCGGCTACGCCTTCCTCGGCGGCCAGCCGCTCGGCGAGCCCCTGGGCGGCATGCTCTACGGTCCCGGCCTGCTGAACGACGACGTGGACGCCGGGGTCGCCCTGCTGCGGGCGTACATCCGCACGGTGAACACCTACTTCGCGGCCGACTACAAGTCGGATGCGACCTTCGTCACCTACCTGGCGAAACTCCTGAAGACCGACGAGGCGATCCTCAGGTCCACCCCGTCCCTGCGCATGGACTGGGAAATCAGGTCCGGCACGACGGACCGGCTGCAGGCGGCGTACACGTCACAGGGCGTGGCGGAGGGCGAGCCGCTGCCGGAATCGAAGACGGTGAACAGAACCCTGTACGAGGAGGCGGTGGGCCACCGCCCCTGA
- a CDS encoding ABC transporter permease, protein MTTVAPEKVSVLVRRPGPEELHPVRTHRRRRALELTLATAVPLLLVLLWQLAATQAWLDDRVYPAPSTILADGWDRAAAGDLWPDVWATTKRVLAGYAIGTATGYALGLLMGSLSLVRAALEPLLDALYVVPKLALLPVFLNMFGLGEGPQIALVAATVFFFVWIQTMSAVISIPSGHRDAGQVFGASPWQMFRHVLLPASLPSVLVGARIAAGVAVLVIVASEQIAATNGLGHLIFDSRALFQNDLMFVGIVCVAALGVLFSELVRIVGRLLTPWAPRDRGRGQS, encoded by the coding sequence ATGACGACCGTGGCTCCCGAGAAGGTCTCCGTACTCGTACGCCGCCCGGGCCCGGAAGAGCTGCACCCGGTACGCACCCACCGCCGCAGACGAGCCCTGGAACTGACCCTGGCGACAGCGGTCCCCCTGCTCCTGGTCCTGCTGTGGCAGCTGGCCGCCACCCAGGCCTGGCTGGACGACCGCGTCTACCCCGCCCCTTCCACGATCCTCGCGGACGGCTGGGACCGCGCGGCGGCCGGCGACCTGTGGCCGGACGTGTGGGCGACCACGAAGCGCGTCCTGGCGGGCTACGCGATCGGCACGGCCACGGGCTACGCGCTGGGCCTTCTGATGGGCTCGCTGTCCCTGGTGAGGGCGGCCCTGGAACCCCTGCTGGACGCCCTGTACGTCGTCCCGAAACTGGCCCTGCTGCCCGTCTTCCTGAACATGTTCGGCCTGGGCGAGGGCCCCCAGATCGCCCTGGTGGCGGCGACGGTCTTCTTCTTCGTATGGATCCAGACGATGTCGGCGGTGATCTCGATCCCCTCCGGCCACCGCGACGCGGGCCAGGTCTTCGGCGCCTCACCGTGGCAGATGTTCCGCCACGTCCTGCTCCCCGCCTCCCTCCCGTCCGTCCTGGTCGGCGCCAGGATCGCGGCGGGCGTGGCGGTCCTGGTGATCGTCGCCTCGGAACAGATCGCCGCGACGAACGGCCTGGGCCACCTGATCTTCGACTCGCGCGCCCTGTTCCAGAACGACTTGATGTTCGTCGGCATCGTCTGCGTGGCCGCCCTGGGAGTCCTCTTCTCCGAACTGGTCCGCATCGTGGGCCGCCTGCTCACCCCGTGGGCACCCAGGGACCGCGGAAGGGGCCAGTCGTGA
- a CDS encoding molybdenum cofactor biosynthesis protein MoaE: MAPTYDHPGEQAADEPIKLIAIRETPLSLDEVFRAVGDDSAGGTALFVGTVRNHDGGADVDKLGYSCHPSAEAEMRRIAEKVVAEFPVRALAAVHRVGDLGVGDLAVVVAVSCPHRGEAFEACRKLIDDLKHEVPIWKHQTFSDGTEEWVGAC, from the coding sequence ATGGCACCCACTTACGACCACCCCGGTGAGCAGGCCGCCGATGAGCCGATCAAGCTGATCGCGATCCGTGAGACCCCGCTCTCCCTCGACGAGGTCTTCCGGGCCGTCGGGGACGACTCCGCCGGGGGGACCGCCCTGTTCGTCGGGACCGTCAGGAATCACGACGGGGGAGCCGACGTCGACAAGCTCGGGTATTCGTGTCACCCCAGTGCCGAGGCCGAGATGCGGCGCATCGCCGAAAAGGTCGTCGCCGAGTTTCCGGTGCGGGCCCTTGCCGCCGTGCATCGGGTCGGGGACCTCGGGGTCGGGGATCTCGCCGTCGTCGTCGCCGTTTCCTGCCCTCACAGGGGAGAGGCCTTCGAGGCCTGCAGGAAGCTGATCGACGATCTCAAGCACGAAGTGCCCATCTGGAAGCACCAGACGTTCTCCGACGGTACGGAGGAATGGGTCGGCGCCTGCTGA
- a CDS encoding SDR family oxidoreductase, producing MSSPDPQVRAARNQSTNPAARRPVVAVTGAASGVGALLTERLAASEEIKQVIALDERRGECAAAQWHILDVRDPAIAEKLRGADVVVHLALDLDLETDPAARTAYNVRGTQTVLTAAAAAGVHRVVLCTSAMVYGALPDNELPLSEDAELRATAEATGVGDLLEIERLARRAPRAHPGLNVTVVRPAVLVGGGTDTALTRYFESPRLLVVAGSRPAWQFCHVEDLCSALEHAVLEKVDGELAVGCDGWLEQEEIEELSGIRRMELPSAVALGAAARLHRIGLTPSPAGDLAYTMYPWVVSGSRLHDAGWRPQWTNEEVLAELLEEVAGRHTVAGRRLGRKDATAAGAAGATVALLGAAAVVRRARKARRRI from the coding sequence GTGAGTTCCCCTGATCCGCAGGTTCGCGCAGCGCGAAACCAGTCAACCAACCCCGCCGCGCGCCGGCCAGTCGTCGCGGTCACCGGCGCCGCGTCCGGCGTCGGAGCGCTGCTGACCGAGCGGCTGGCCGCCTCGGAGGAGATCAAGCAGGTCATCGCGCTGGACGAGCGGCGTGGTGAGTGCGCCGCGGCGCAGTGGCACATCCTGGATGTGCGGGATCCGGCCATCGCCGAGAAGCTGCGCGGGGCCGACGTCGTGGTGCATCTGGCGCTCGACCTCGATCTGGAGACGGACCCGGCCGCGCGTACGGCGTACAACGTCCGGGGGACGCAGACCGTGCTGACCGCCGCGGCGGCCGCCGGCGTCCACCGGGTCGTGCTGTGCACCTCCGCCATGGTCTACGGGGCGCTTCCGGACAACGAACTGCCCCTCTCGGAGGACGCCGAGCTACGGGCCACCGCGGAGGCGACCGGGGTCGGGGACCTGCTGGAGATCGAGCGGCTCGCGCGGCGCGCCCCTCGGGCGCATCCCGGGCTCAATGTCACCGTCGTGCGGCCCGCCGTGCTGGTCGGCGGAGGCACCGACACCGCTCTGACCCGGTACTTCGAGTCCCCGCGGCTGCTGGTCGTGGCCGGGTCCCGGCCCGCCTGGCAGTTCTGCCATGTCGAGGATCTGTGCAGCGCTCTGGAACACGCCGTCCTGGAGAAGGTCGACGGGGAGCTGGCCGTCGGGTGTGACGGGTGGCTGGAGCAGGAGGAGATCGAGGAGCTCAGCGGGATCCGCCGGATGGAGTTGCCGTCGGCGGTCGCGCTCGGGGCGGCGGCCCGGCTGCACCGGATCGGGCTGACACCGTCTCCCGCGGGCGATCTCGCGTACACGATGTACCCCTGGGTGGTGAGCGGGAGCCGGCTGCATGACGCCGGGTGGCGGCCGCAGTGGACCAACGAGGAGGTGCTCGCGGAGCTGCTGGAGGAGGTCGCCGGGCGGCACACGGTCGCCGGGCGGCGGCTGGGGCGGAAGGACGCGACGGCTGCGGGGGCCGCGGGGGCGACGGTGGCGCTGCTCGGTGCGGCGGCTGTGGTGCGACGGGCCAGGAAGGCGCGGCGGCGGATCTGA
- a CDS encoding PPA1309 family protein, with protein sequence MSNTPMAASPLTRAVLEIDEYASGLGWDQPARLFALVDTAQLRAQEPALASQLGLEDAQESSGLTPIEQDEIPAGKPLDEFLGTIAWPGAVVGCALTVERLMLPPSAEASVPQGLSEARLAKWVAEHPARQEVRMTVAVLRDGTRDSALRLREKDTPTEVLTGRDLVPGLAEALSATFAD encoded by the coding sequence ATGTCCAACACTCCCATGGCAGCGAGCCCGCTCACCCGGGCCGTACTCGAGATCGACGAGTACGCCTCCGGCCTCGGCTGGGACCAGCCCGCTCGCCTCTTCGCCCTCGTAGACACCGCACAGCTGCGAGCTCAGGAACCCGCTCTCGCGAGCCAGCTCGGTCTGGAGGACGCGCAGGAGTCCTCGGGTCTGACCCCCATCGAGCAGGACGAGATTCCCGCGGGCAAGCCGCTCGACGAGTTCCTCGGCACCATCGCCTGGCCCGGCGCGGTCGTCGGCTGCGCGCTCACCGTGGAGCGCCTGATGCTGCCGCCGTCCGCCGAGGCGTCCGTCCCGCAGGGGCTGAGCGAGGCCCGGTTGGCGAAGTGGGTCGCCGAGCACCCGGCACGCCAGGAGGTCCGTATGACGGTCGCGGTCCTGCGCGACGGCACCCGCGACTCGGCCCTGCGCCTGCGCGAGAAGGACACCCCGACGGAGGTCCTCACGGGCCGCGACCTGGTTCCCGGCCTGGCGGAGGCCCTGTCGGCGACGTTCGCGGACTGA
- a CDS encoding tetratricopeptide repeat protein, with translation MDVMGDKATLLETGRFVQPADFSESTGDLSQPMDRDETGEAAEEARQRLAAQSGDVEAMSVLGALLLRRGDLDGAEPHLRAATAAGDRAAANNLGVLLHQRGYAEDAAGWWRIAAVAGSAAAAHALGRHHRERGDEPAAEYWLRQSAEQGHALGAYALADLLEHRGDTGAEQWMRIAAERGHREAAYRLARALDRRLGPEGDVGDDHGAGAEAEQWYRQAAARGHRRAALHLGAILERRGALKEAGRWYLTSAKDGEARAACALGFLLRDAGDTESAAVWWLRAAQDGDGNAANALGALHAERGESQTAERWYRAAMDAGDDNGAYNLGLLCAEQGRTAQAEQWYRRAAYAGHREAANALAILLLQGGDTAGAEPWFSKAAEAGSVDAAFNLGILFAGRDEEAVALRWYERAAAAGHTEAALQVGIARLRDGDEAEAERHLRCAAGGGSAEAAYRLATVLDARRPPVPAHSLGEPVHTEKSECEEWYERAASQGHRRAQVRVGMLAAARGDVVEAARWYREAAEAGSRNGAFNLGLLLAREGSDPEAAVWWTRAADAGHGRAALRLALVYARRGELAEGQRWADRAVALGPAEVAERAARLRDALREELSA, from the coding sequence ATGGACGTTATGGGGGACAAGGCAACTCTGTTGGAGACAGGGCGTTTTGTGCAGCCTGCCGATTTTTCGGAGTCGACGGGCGACTTGTCGCAGCCCATGGACCGGGACGAAACCGGGGAGGCTGCGGAGGAGGCACGTCAGCGTCTTGCCGCGCAGAGCGGTGACGTCGAGGCGATGAGCGTCCTCGGCGCCCTCCTGCTGCGCCGCGGTGACCTCGACGGAGCCGAGCCCCATCTGCGTGCCGCCACCGCCGCGGGCGACCGGGCCGCCGCCAACAACCTGGGCGTCCTGCTGCACCAGCGCGGCTACGCCGAGGACGCCGCCGGCTGGTGGCGGATCGCCGCCGTCGCCGGATCCGCCGCGGCCGCGCACGCACTGGGACGCCACCACCGTGAGCGGGGCGACGAGCCCGCCGCCGAGTACTGGCTGCGCCAGTCCGCCGAGCAGGGGCACGCGCTGGGCGCCTACGCGCTCGCCGACCTGCTGGAGCACCGCGGGGACACGGGCGCCGAGCAGTGGATGCGGATCGCCGCCGAGCGGGGGCACCGGGAGGCTGCCTACCGGCTGGCCCGCGCGCTCGACCGCCGGCTGGGCCCCGAGGGGGACGTCGGGGACGACCACGGTGCCGGGGCCGAGGCCGAGCAGTGGTACCGGCAGGCCGCCGCGCGGGGACACCGCCGGGCGGCGCTGCATCTCGGGGCGATACTGGAGAGGCGCGGTGCGCTCAAGGAGGCCGGGCGCTGGTATCTGACCTCCGCCAAGGACGGGGAGGCGCGGGCCGCCTGCGCCCTCGGGTTCCTGCTGCGGGACGCCGGTGACACCGAGAGCGCCGCCGTGTGGTGGCTGCGCGCGGCCCAGGACGGGGACGGCAACGCGGCCAACGCGCTGGGCGCCCTGCACGCCGAGCGTGGCGAGTCGCAGACGGCCGAGCGCTGGTACCGGGCGGCGATGGACGCCGGCGACGACAACGGCGCCTACAACCTGGGGCTGCTCTGCGCCGAGCAGGGGCGGACCGCACAGGCCGAGCAGTGGTACCGGCGGGCCGCGTACGCGGGGCACCGGGAGGCGGCCAACGCGCTCGCCATTCTGCTGCTCCAGGGCGGGGACACGGCCGGGGCGGAGCCCTGGTTCTCCAAGGCCGCGGAGGCCGGGAGCGTGGACGCCGCGTTCAACCTCGGGATCCTGTTCGCCGGGCGGGACGAGGAGGCCGTCGCTCTGCGGTGGTACGAGCGGGCGGCCGCCGCCGGACACACCGAGGCCGCACTTCAGGTGGGCATCGCCCGGCTGCGGGACGGGGACGAGGCCGAGGCAGAGCGGCATCTCCGGTGTGCGGCGGGGGGCGGCAGCGCGGAGGCCGCGTACCGGCTGGCGACCGTGCTGGACGCCCGGCGGCCGCCGGTGCCCGCGCACTCGCTCGGCGAGCCGGTGCACACGGAGAAGAGCGAGTGCGAGGAGTGGTACGAGCGGGCGGCCTCCCAGGGGCACCGGCGCGCTCAGGTGCGGGTGGGCATGCTCGCCGCCGCTCGGGGTGATGTCGTGGAGGCGGCCCGGTGGTACCGGGAGGCCGCGGAGGCGGGGTCCCGGAACGGAGCCTTCAATCTGGGGCTGCTGCTCGCCAGGGAGGGGAGCGACCCGGAGGCCGCCGTGTGGTGGACCCGGGCGGCCGACGCGGGGCACGGGCGGGCGGCGTTGCGGCTGGCCCTGGTCTACGCGCGTCGGGGAGAGCTGGCCGAGGGACAGCGGTGGGCCGACAGAGCGGTGGCCCTGGGACCGGCCGAGGTGGCCGAGCGGGCTGCTCGGCTGCGGGACGCGTTGCGTGAGGAGCTGTCGGCGTAG
- a CDS encoding PDZ domain-containing protein, with product MPRRTATMLASTLMLIALLCAGVFIKVPYAEMSPGPTVNTLGDHGGEPVLQISGRKTYPTSGHLNMTTVRVTSADYKMNLVEAVYGWLAHDNKVVPHDTLYPDGKTEEQSTQENAEEFSQSQESAKVAALKELDVPVQAWVIVSTVVKDSPAEGRLHAGDVIKAVDGTTVKEPDDVAKLVTKHKPGEDVVFTIVPAKEQAAAEKAHRTATKTEKITITTRTSDDEGEKRAIVGIAAGTDHTFPFTVDIKLADVGGPSAGLMFALGIYDKLTPGSLTGGKFVAGTGTIDDDGKVGPIGGIEMKTVGARDKGAQYFLTPADNCAAAAKDTPGGLTLVKVNTIDDALGALKDIREGRTSDLPKCTTKS from the coding sequence ATGCCACGCCGCACCGCGACGATGCTCGCCTCCACCCTGATGCTGATCGCGCTCCTGTGCGCGGGAGTCTTCATCAAAGTGCCCTACGCCGAGATGTCACCGGGCCCCACGGTGAACACCCTCGGTGACCACGGCGGCGAGCCGGTGCTGCAGATCTCCGGGCGCAAGACGTATCCGACGAGCGGTCACCTGAACATGACCACCGTCCGGGTCACCAGCGCCGACTACAAGATGAACCTCGTCGAGGCCGTCTACGGCTGGCTCGCGCACGACAACAAGGTCGTACCGCACGACACCCTCTATCCGGACGGCAAGACCGAGGAGCAGTCCACCCAGGAGAACGCCGAGGAGTTCAGCCAGTCCCAGGAGAGCGCCAAGGTCGCCGCCCTGAAGGAACTGGACGTCCCGGTGCAGGCCTGGGTGATCGTCTCCACCGTCGTGAAGGACTCCCCGGCCGAGGGCAGACTGCACGCCGGTGACGTGATCAAGGCCGTCGACGGTACGACGGTGAAGGAGCCGGACGACGTCGCCAAGCTGGTGACCAAGCACAAGCCCGGCGAGGACGTCGTGTTCACGATCGTCCCGGCGAAGGAGCAGGCCGCCGCCGAGAAGGCGCACCGGACGGCGACGAAGACCGAGAAGATCACGATCACGACCAGGACGTCCGACGACGAGGGCGAGAAGCGCGCCATCGTCGGGATCGCCGCCGGGACCGACCACACCTTCCCGTTCACCGTCGACATCAAGCTCGCCGACGTCGGCGGCCCGAGCGCCGGTCTGATGTTCGCGCTCGGCATCTACGACAAGCTCACCCCGGGCAGCCTGACCGGCGGCAAGTTCGTCGCCGGCACCGGGACGATCGACGACGACGGCAAGGTCGGCCCGATCGGCGGCATCGAGATGAAGACGGTCGGCGCGCGCGACAAGGGCGCCCAGTACTTCCTGACCCCCGCCGACAACTGCGCGGCCGCCGCCAAGGACACCCCCGGCGGACTCACCCTGGTCAAGGTGAACACCATCGACGACGCCCTCGGCGCCCTCAAGGACATCCGCGAGGGCAGGACGTCCGACCTGCCGAAGTGCACGACCAAGAGCTGA